The DNA region AATCCATTATTTAATGAGTTATCTAACTTTTGTCAAAAATTAATACGGAAATGCATCTCAGTATAACTTACGGAAATTCACCTCCAATAAATTTGTAATCAAAAAAACCCGAGATCCTCCCCCTTTCTCATTTCCATACTCTCTCAAACTTTCAAATTCTCTTAAACTCTCAAGTTATTTCAACTCACTTCCAAATTTCTACTCTGAAGATTCAATCAATCAAAGTGCTCAACATCAAACTCACATTTAGTAAGTTTCTGAATTCAAATTTTACGCATTTGATTTCTCTATACATACATTTGTAGAAATTGAACATTAAATTGtataatataaaataatatatagATAGTATAAATGAGCAATGTGCTTGATAAGTTGTTTAGATGAGAAATGTGTTTTTAACATATTTAATTTCcatgcatttttatcatttgtgtTTTTTCTAAGTTGCAAGTTAATACAAAAATACACATTTGTAGTTGTTCAAAATTTGGTTTTTCAAAAATACAGAAATATATTTCTGTATTTTGTCTATCTGCATTTTTTGACTTCATTTTCAATGTGTTTTATCTTTGTTTGATTTTTTTCTATTTTGTCtaatttatttgatttaattataGGTATATAAGGGATAACCAAAATGAATTGAGGCAGGTAATATACACTCTAGATGAAAAAAGAAGTGGAAATGTCCTTACTTCATCCATCCCAAAATAAATATCACATTTAAAAAAATTATGTCTAAAAATATTTGTCACTTTAACATGTCAATACAATTTTTATTTTAAGACAGAAGAAATATCATACTCCCTCCAATCTTTTTTATAAAcaacttaatttttatttttattgaatAATTAATACATATAATCTATATATaatcaatttttatttttattgaatAATTAATATATCTAATCTATATATAATCTAAATATGAATTTAAAAGTCAACATTTGCATATAAAAAAATAATGGAGTAAATTTTTCCCTCAATTTAAAGAACACTTACTTGGGCACAACCCTAAGACAAATAATTTGGTCGCACACACATCAAACCACATTTTATTAAATTATTTCAATAGTacatattatttaatttaatattcttttatttttttctatttaTGTGTGTGTTTCTATAAACCCCTTTATTGGAGTTTGTGACCAAGAGTGTTTAAAATTGCTAACCCAAAATTGTTAACCCCGGAAACCTAAGAAACGCCATATTTATACAAAAAAAGTTCCCTATTTCAATTGTATAAAATTCTTCCGTACTATGTATACATTAAAACGACCAGTGTACCGCTTGATTTTATTAGCTTTGCCAAATTTTAAACTAAAAAAATCTGTATTTTGAAATTCTGATAGAACTTAAAATGTGTTCCCAGGTATATACGTTATCCTCTTAATTTCCTGATGCTGGATACGGTTAAACTGAACAGAATCAGACATAGGAGAGGACCATCATTACTCTTTTCATCTCAACATTCTAGCTTCTTCAATCAAACACATGGGTTGTACAACGTTTTAAGGATAGAAGATGTAAACATGATTGATTAGCAGGCCCCAACTTGTAACAGAAGCAAATACAGTCTTCAACATCAGTGATACTCAAATATCATAAGGATGTATATTTAGTGAATCAAGACAATAAGTATACATGATTTAATTGAACATCACAAAGTCTTAAGAGTCATATCCTTCTTAACTCAATCACGCTCACTGATGGCAGTCAAATGCTCATCAATTTCCTCAGTTGACAAAACTCTAAATTCTGGCTTGTCCTTTTGCACCACTCCAACCTAAAAAAGTGCAAAATACAATTATTTACATCAAATCATGATGAAAAGTACTTGTTGGATGGCAATAACCGCAAATTTAATAATTCCCAACCTATATGTTTAGAATAAAAATGTCAACACACTTGATCTATGCCACAAGCAAGTATGTGTAACTTCAAAGAATCTTATCTTATAATAGAACAGCTAAGATTCCAATACATTGAACAAAAATCACACCAATACCTATATTAGTTATAAGTCATCCAGAAAAGATATAAACTAATCAACAATCACTTGAAACAGGAAAgaaaggaacaaaaatttgatTATACTATAATCTAGTGATGACAATGAAAAATGAACAGTGGGTCCTCGAAGGTATGCGCAAACCTTAATACCCAACCGGCCCATCCCCAACTGTATTCATTAATATTATTATATACTTTTATTTTGATATTAACTTAAAATAACATTAATGCAAGTTTATGAAATTGTTCTAGAAGTTTATTGCAACATTTAATCAATATTCAAAAATAATATGCATTGTATTTAATGAGcttattttattgtattttagTTTTGTTAAATAGTTTAGTTTGGAACATTATATGATTAGTTGGATCTTGAAATAAATGATTTGCCACTTCCGGGACTAAACAAGAATGAAATCcttaaataattaaaataagGAGTTACTATACAAAATTTCAATTAACATGGTGTCACAAATGTATTTGAGCATTTAAAAATGAAATTCTACCTCAATCTCAGTTGCCTTAAAATCCTCTTGAAGAACTGATTGCAAGGCAGAAATTGCAGTCTGAACAAAAAGCAGGAACATGATTAAATAACTATTTGAAAAAATTAATAAGCAAGAACTATTTGTTAGTTATGTTGTTAGTGGGGTCTGAAATAATGAAGATGATCAAAAGGGGAAAAATAAGCAAAAATGTAACCTGAACTGTCTCCTCATAGGTAAATGAAGGGTcgttcttcatcttcttctccaaGAAATTAATTGCCTCTTGATCCTTCAATCCAGCACTTGTGGCCTGAGTACATCATAATAAAATCTTAGAAAACAGACATCTGATTTTTGTCCGCAAGTGCATATAATTACAAAAACAGATAATGAACACCTAAAGTGATGATAAAACAGGAAACATTTTTCTTACTGTCAAAGCATTTGAAGTGATGATAAAACAGGAAACATTGTTTCTTATTGTCAGAGCATTTGAGATTCAAATTCATTATTTCGTTGACAGTCTTAAGAGCGTGACTAAGCTCCCACAAACACTCACAAAAATTATTATGTCAGACATATAAGCACACATAAGATTGAATTAAACTGTTCCAAACACACCATATATGATATATGTATGGCTTAGAGTAAGAGATAGAAAGGCGGTGTTTGGAATAACTTAATGCACAAACACATTAGTTTTGTATACACTTCTAAAAATAACTTAGTACATATGCATAAAAATTGGTTTCAGCTTATTTCAATAAGCTCTGTAGAAAATTTAATGAACAAACACTTAATTAAAATCCCTAGAATTAACTTATATGTAACTGAAATTTGTGAGCAAGAAATGATCTCATATGTACCTTGTGACCAAAGTAATGACCAGCAGGGTCACATTTGTAAAGCTGAGGCCCATTTTCGTCATCAATACCCAAGACCATAGCAACTTTGCAGCACAATAGATTCAAAATCATAGAAAGAGAAATGATATCAATAACGACAGTAAATATTCGACTTATAAAACATTATGCGCAATTGATTATATAATCATTTGTCCGATATTGCAGTAAAAATGCTTGGAAATTTTACCTACTCCAAGTGGTCTCATATAAGCATGTTGAGTATAGACTTGTGACTTGTCTGCAATCCTGTAAGTGTAAAATAATACACGAGTCGGATACAGAAAATGTTATCCACAAACTGTAAAAACTTAAAATGTGTAGACTTAAACAATGTGGCTGTTGACAAAAGTCAAAACTACAGCAAGATCCAAGAGATGCATTATAATAAATGTATTGCAATCTAAAGAGTATATGGGGTGTGGAATTTAAACAATTGCATGTAGTGGCAGTAGCCAAGAAAGCAGATTAGTTAATGGTGCTCGATTGTAGAAAAAGTGTCCTAATTACAGACAGTTTTATAGGGGCCATAAACCAAATTTTGTTGAGAATTTGAGCTCATATTAAATAATTAACTAAttcaaaatcaaaagaaaaaacaTATAACAGTACTGTCAAAAATAACGGTACAATGTTGAATGATTGAGCTAGCAGCCATATTAAGTTGCATAGACTTCATTGATACTCCTTTTAAGGCCCTTCTAAGGATTGTAGAAGTGAAGAAAGTCCTAATAGAATAGAACATATTAACCAGTGATAACACGGTGAGTCCATACGGCATACACAGTAAAGAAATTGAAAGCAAAGAGATAATAATTTATGAAGAACTAATGCTAGTGGTGTAATAACAACACTCTGCCACAGACACGGCCACAGGCACAGAAGCAATTGACATTTTTTCTCAGGAACTTCGTGAGTCAACTTAAACAGTCCTAGAAATCTCAAGCTCTACAAGTGTCCCAGAATAAATGGTATACTATCCTTCGGTTGCAAAAAAGCTTAGAGCTTATCTATCATAATAGGTGCTATTTCAGTGACTGGGTGAAAAACTGGACATAACTATTACTTCAGAAACTATTAAGCAGACACAGAATCAAATAGAGAAAAGGGGAGGTAAAAGTCACTCAGCTCAACCACTGTTGACTTTATTATAAGATTTACAATTAGGGCTTTATATTTTTCATTTGGTGAATAAAATTTAAGTTTAGAGGACAGTGCCCAAGACTCCATTGCAAGGCATGGGGGTAAGCCTCCAGAATCTAATAACAATTATAGATGGAGAGTTTATATTGATTTTACCCACACAGAAACGAGCGCAAACTAAAACGCAGTAAGCAACAACCTCACTTATCACATCCAATAAATCCAATCCCCTGTAAAAGCCTAATAAGGCATTTGGATTGCAAAAATCTATTTCATCCCTGAGAATCATGTCTTTTTAGGAACCATGTTTCCTGGGAATGAGCAAATTGCATTTGATGTGCCTAAAACTCTCTGAAGGAATTCTGACAATGTTTATGAAAAAATTTCTCACCTACATTAAGTGAATCTTGGATTCCCACCCCTCCCTTCGGTAATGTTTTTGTCATCAAACATGATTGAAAAAACATTTGTAGTAAGTTGGTTTCCTAGGAATATTTTTTGAAACATATATATGGCATTCTCAGACTCCACGAGATTCTAAGGAAATTTAAAATTGCCCCCTTACTCCAcccaataaaataaaattgtCATGTTTACTATTGAAGTTGTTCACTATTTATCATGATCCCGGTCAGAATCAAATCAATTAAGTGAGAAATAGTTGGAGCTTCAATGACAAGCCAATAGTCATAGGCACATCAATGAGTGAGAATGACTAGCTAATAGTCATATGCATGGTGTGTTTCCTAAATCAGAATATGTTACCAGCTGTTTGGAAGGAAAAGTAACAAAAATTTATGCATTGTTTTAATACATTAGATGCTAAAAGAATTACCATTTAGCCAACACATCTACAGGCATCTCATATCCATATTTATGGCGAAACTCGGCTGCTTCATTTCTTGCTTGTTGAACCAGTGTCCTAGCATCAGCTGGAAAGAAAAATTAAAACAGGATAAAGTGAAGGTGAACTCTGGATGTTAATATATTTTTGTTCAAAATACATATTTAAACAAAATATTCATTTTCTCTAGTTGAAATCAAAATATCTTATCATATATCATAGTTCaacttaattttaaaaaaatatatattacCACTGTCTATACTCACACTGAGTCTGTATTGTAATCAAATATCTAGTTGGCCATAGGCATGCAGCAGAAGCATGAACAACTTTGATAGTAACATTCAGGTTTACTAGAAGTATTTTccaattattaattattaattattaattataGTGTGTTGAGTTGCATTGATTTCGTGACTAacatcaaaaataaaaaattaccagAGGTTCTGTTACAAAAACAATCTCAAATTGCCAAACCGCCACAATCAAGGAGAATATTAAGCATTCTAATATAAAATATAGACATGAACCAATCAAGTTGAACTTCTTGGGATGATA from Lathyrus oleraceus cultivar Zhongwan6 chromosome 1, CAAS_Psat_ZW6_1.0, whole genome shotgun sequence includes:
- the LOC127134342 gene encoding proteasome subunit alpha type-6, which gives rise to MSRGSGGGYDRHITIFSPEGRLFQVEYAFKAVKAAGITSIGVRGNNSVCVVTQKKVPDKLLDQTSVTHLFPITKYLGLLATGMTADARTLVQQARNEAAEFRHKYGYEMPVDVLAKWIADKSQVYTQHAYMRPLGVVAMVLGIDDENGPQLYKCDPAGHYFGHKATSAGLKDQEAINFLEKKMKNDPSFTYEETVQTAISALQSVLQEDFKATEIEVGVVQKDKPEFRVLSTEEIDEHLTAISERD